Proteins found in one Streptococcus mitis genomic segment:
- a CDS encoding amino acid ABC transporter substrate-binding protein, producing the protein MKKFSLLLAILPFLVACGNQTTPKETSAQKTIVVATAGDVPPFDYEDKGNLTGFDIEVLKAVDEKLSGYEIQFQRTAWESIFPGLDSGHYQAAANNLSYTKERAEKYLYSLPISNNPLVLVSNKKNPLTSLDQIAGKTTQEDTGTSNAQFINNWNQKHTDNPATIDFSGEDIGKRILDLANGEFDFLVFDKVSVQKIIKDRGLDLSVVDLPSADSPSNYIIFSSDQKEFKEQFDKTLKELYQDGTLEKLSNTYLGGSYLPDKSQLQ; encoded by the coding sequence ATGAAAAAATTTAGCCTATTACTAGCCATCCTACCATTTTTAGTTGCCTGTGGAAATCAAACTACACCTAAAGAGACTAGCGCCCAAAAGACAATCGTCGTTGCTACAGCTGGCGATGTGCCACCATTTGACTACGAAGACAAGGGCAACCTGACAGGCTTCGACATCGAAGTTTTAAAAGCAGTGGATGAAAAACTCAGCGGTTACGAGATTCAATTCCAAAGAACTGCCTGGGAGAGTATCTTCCCAGGACTTGATTCTGGCCACTATCAGGCTGCGGCCAATAACTTGAGTTACACAAAAGAGCGCGCTGAAAAATACCTCTATTCGCTTCCCATTTCAAATAATCCCCTCGTCCTTGTCAGCAACAAGAAAAATCCTTTGACTTCTCTTGACCAAATCGCTGGAAAAACAACGCAAGAAGATACCGGAACTTCAAACGCTCAATTCATCAATAACTGGAATCAAAAACACACTGATAATCCTGCTACTATCGATTTTTCTGGTGAAGATATCGGCAAACGAATCCTAGACCTTGCTAACGGAGAGTTTGATTTCCTAGTCTTTGACAAGGTATCCGTTCAAAAGATTATCAAGGACCGTGGCTTAGACCTTTCTGTGGTTGACTTGCCTTCTGCCGATAGCCCCAGCAACTATATCATTTTCTCAAGCGACCAGAAAGAGTTTAAAGAACAATTTGATAAAACACTCAAAGAACTCTACCAAGACGGAACACTCGAAAAACTCAGCAATACCTATCTAGGTGGTTCTTATCTCCCAGATAAATCTCAGTTACAGTAA
- a CDS encoding nitroreductase family protein, giving the protein MKFLELNKKRHATKHFTDKPVDPKDVRTAIEIATLAPSAHNSQPWKFVVVREKNAELAKLAYGSNFEQVSSAPVTIALFTDTDLAKRARKIARVGGANNFSEEQLQYFMKNLPAEFARYNEQQVSDYLALNAGLVAMNLILALTDQGIGSNLILGFDKSKVNEVLDIEDRFRPELLITVGYTDEKLEPSYRLPVDEIIEKR; this is encoded by the coding sequence ATGAAATTTCTTGAATTAAATAAAAAACGTCATGCGACTAAGCATTTCACTGATAAGCCAGTTGATCCAAAAGATGTGCGAACGGCTATCGAAATTGCAACCTTGGCACCAAGTGCCCACAACAGCCAGCCTTGGAAATTTGTGGTTGTTCGTGAGAAAAATGCTGAATTGGCAAAGTTGGCTTACGGTTCTAACTTTGAACAGGTATCATCAGCACCTGTAACCATTGCCCTCTTTACAGATACGGACTTAGCCAAACGTGCTCGTAAGATTGCCCGAGTTGGTGGTGCTAACAATTTCTCAGAAGAACAACTTCAATACTTCATGAAAAATTTGCCAGCTGAATTTGCGCGCTACAATGAACAACAAGTCAGCGACTACCTAGCCCTCAATGCAGGTTTGGTTGCTATGAACTTGATTCTCGCTCTTACAGACCAAGGAATCGGATCAAATCTTATTCTTGGATTTGATAAATCAAAAGTCAACGAAGTTTTGGACATTGAAGACCGTTTCCGCCCAGAACTCTTGATTACGGTAGGTTACACAGACGAGAAATTGGAACCAAGCTACCGCTTGCCAGTAGATGAAATCATCGAGAAAAGATAG